The DNA sequence ACCTGGTCCGGGTCGGCTCCGAGCTGATCCCGTACGAGGACCTGGTGCTCGCGACCGGCGCCCGGCCCCGGCTGCTCCCGATCCCCGGCGCCGACCGGCCCGGCGTGCACACGCTGCGGACCCGGGCCGACAGCGACCGGCTCCGCGAGGCGCTGGACCGCGACGAGCGCTGGGTGATCATCGGCGGCGGCTGGATCGGCCTGGAGGTCGCGGCCGCGGCGATCGCGCACGGTCGCGTGGTGACCGTGCTGGAGCACGCGTCGCTGCCGCTGCAGCGGGTGCTCGGCGACCGGCTCGGCCGCTACTTCCTCGACCTGCATCTCGGCAACGGCGTCGACCTGCGGACCGGCAGCGAGGTCCGGGCGATCGAACGGTCCGGGCCCGGCCTGCGGGTGCACGCGAGCGACGGGTCGATCGACGCCGACACGGTCGTGATGGCGGTCGGGGCCGCGCCGAACACCGAGCTCGCGGCCGGGCTGGCGGTGGACAACGGCATCGTCGTGGACCGGCAGCTGCGCACCGCCGACCCGCACGTGCTCGCCGCCGGCGACGTCGCGACCGCGGACAACACCGCGCTGGGCCGGGCATTGCGGGTGGAGCACTGGGACAACGCGATCCGCCAGGGCCGCCTCGCCGCCCGCACGATCCTCGGCACCGGCGACGAGTACGACTGGCAGCCGTACTTCTTCACCGACCAGTACGACCTCGGCATGGAGTACGTCGGCCACGGCACCCCGGGCGATCAGGTCCTGATCCGCGGCAGCCTGCTCAGCGGCGAGTTCATCGCCTTCTGGGCCGACGGGGAGCGGATCACCGCCGCGATGAACGTCAACCTCTGGGACGTCAACTCCGAGCTGCGCGGGCTGGTCGGGCGCAGCGTCCCGGCCGCCCGCCTCACCGACATCCATGTCCCGCTCACCGACCTCTAGCCGGGCCCGCGGTGTCGGCCACCGGCTTCGCGCTGGCCTTCGGCGGCGGCGTCGTCTCCTTCCTGTCCCCGTGCGTGCTGCCGCTGGTCCCGGCGTACCTGTCGCTGACCTCCGGAGTGCCCGGCCGGGTCGGGGCCGTGCGGGCCGGGGCGCTGTTCTGCGGCGGGTTCGCGGTCGTGTTCGTCCTCCTAGGACTGTCGGCGACGGCGCTGGGGTCGGTGCTGCTGCGCCAGCAGGTCCCGGTCACCCGGCTGGCCGGGGTCGCGGTCGCGGGCCTGGCGGTCGTGCTGGCCCTGCCGGCGGTCTCGGCCCGCCCGGCGGGCCGGTTCGCCGGGCGGGACCTCCGGTTCCGGCCGCGGCTGGCCCGGCTCGGGGCCTGGGGTGCGCCGGTGGCCGGGGCGGCGTTCGGGTTCGGCTGGACCCCGTGCATCGGGCCGGTCCTGGGCTCGGTCCTCGCGGTCGCGGCCGACCAGCGCCGGCTCGGCGCGGGCGTGCTGCTGCTCAGCGCGTACGCGGCCGGGCTGGCGGTGCCGTTCCTGATCGCGGCGCTGGCGCTGGACCGGTCGCTGGTCGCGTTCCGGTTCCTCCGGCGGCACTCGGCCGTGCTGGCGCTGGGATCGGCCGCGGTCCTCGGGACGTACGGGGTGCTGCTGGCCTTCGACCGGCTGGACAGCGTCACCGTGGCGCTCCAGCACGGGATGACCACGCTCGGCCTCGGCCGGCTGGTCGGACTCGGGTGAGCCCGTCGTGATCGACCCCCTCGCACGGACGACGAGCGCGGTCGGCCTGGTCCGGGTGACGCGGCTGTTCGACGGCCTGGCCGCGGTCAGCCAGATCAGCCTGGAGCTCGCCCTCGGCGAGACGGTCTGGCTGCGCGGCTCCAACGGCTCCGGCAAGTCCACGCTGCTGCGGCTGGTCGCGACCGCGATCTCCCCCACGTACGGCGGCGGCACGGTGCTCGGCCACGACCTCACCCGCGGCCGGGCCGCGATCCGCGCCGAGACGGACCTGGTCGGCCACCAGACCCGGCTCTACGACGACCTCACCGCCGCGGAGAACCTGCGCTTCGCCGCCGACCTGCACGGCCTGGATCCCGGCGGGATCCCGGCGGCGCTGGACCGGGTCGGGCTGCAGGAGGTCGCGACGGTCCGGGCGGCCAGCTTCTCCCAGGGCATGCGGCAGCGCCTCGTGCTGGCCCGCTGCCTGCTGCGGGCGCCGCGGCTCATCCTGCTCGACGAGCCGTACGCGGGGCTGGATCCGGACGCCCGCACCGTCGTCGACGACCTGCTCGCCGGCGCCCGCGGAGCCGGCCGCACGATCGTGATCGCCAGCCACGACCCACCCCCACCCCGGTTCGTGGACCGGACCCTGCTGATGGACGGCGGCCGGCTCTCGGGCGGGCCACCGTGACCGCCCGGGTGATCCGCGCGATCGCGGCCAAGGACCTGCGGATCGAGCTCCGCAGCCGGTCGGCGGTGAACGCGGTCCTGCCGTTCGCGGCGACGATCCTGCTCGCGCTCGGGTTCGCGCTCGGGCCCGACCGGCTGCTGCTGCAGCAGACCGCGCCCGGGCTGCTCTGGGTCGCGGCGCTGTTCGCCTCGGTCGAGCTCTGCCATCGGGCGTACCTGACCGAGGCGGCCAACGGCGCCCTGGAGGGCCTGCTGCTCGGGCCCGCCGACAAGGGAGCCGTCTTCCTCGGCAAGGCCGCGGCCGCGTTCGTCCAGCTGCTGGCGCTGTTCGTGGTCACCACCGGCATCGTGATCGTGTTGTTCGGGCTGCCGCTCGGGCCGGACCCGGCGCTGCTCGCGCTGACCGCGGTGCTGGGTGTCGCCGGGCTCAGCGCCATGGGCGCGCTGCTGGGGCTGCTCGCCGTCCAGGGGCGGACCCGGCAGGCGGCGCTGCCGGTCATCGTGCTGCCGCTGGTGACCCCGGTGATCATCGCCGCGACCCGGGCCACGGTCGCGCTCACCCAGGGCCAGTCGGCCGGCGTGGGCGGCTGGCTGGGGCTGCTCGTCGCGTTCGACGCGGCCTTCCTGGCCGCCGGCTACCTGGTCTACGGAAACCTGCTCGAAGACTGACTCCCGGGCCATTGACAACCCGATGGCGACCGGACACGCTCTAACGACCAGATTGACTAGCTTTAGAAAGCAGATCGAGGTGACGTGGCATGGGCCGCTCGAGAAGGATCGGCGTCGCCCTGGCGGTCGCCGTGGCCGGAGCACTCACGGCAACGATGCTGGTGGCGGTGTCGGCCGGGTTGTCCCCGGTCGCGGCCGGGCCCACCGGCGGGACGCAGAGCGTCGGATCGGGTTCGTCCGCGGTCCGGCCCATCGACGCGCTGGTGGCGCAGGGGAAGCAGACCTTCCGGTTCGACACCTTCGGTGACCAGGCGTTCTGGGGCGACACGCTGCACCTGAACCAGGCCATCGCCGGCGCCGCCAACGGCGGGGTCGGGCCCGGGGTCAGCCCGAGGACCGCGCTGTCGGTCGGGCTCAAGGTCGACGTCGACGCGCTGCCCGGCGCGGTCCGGACGGCGATCGTGAACGGTCAGGTGAACCTGGACGACCCGGCGGTCACCCTGACCCTGCTCAAGCTCAACTCCGTGGTCGGCGTCAAGGGGATCTTCGACCGCGCCGGCAAGCTCAACGCGGTCGGCATCGAGTGCGCCCTCTGTCACTCCACAGTGGACAACTCGCTGGCCCCCGGCATCGGGCACCGGCAGGACGGCTGGGCCAACCAGGACCTGAACATCGGCGCGATCATCGGACTGTCGCCGAACCT is a window from the Mycobacteriales bacterium genome containing:
- a CDS encoding cytochrome c biogenesis protein CcdA, coding for MSATGFALAFGGGVVSFLSPCVLPLVPAYLSLTSGVPGRVGAVRAGALFCGGFAVVFVLLGLSATALGSVLLRQQVPVTRLAGVAVAGLAVVLALPAVSARPAGRFAGRDLRFRPRLARLGAWGAPVAGAAFGFGWTPCIGPVLGSVLAVAADQRRLGAGVLLLSAYAAGLAVPFLIAALALDRSLVAFRFLRRHSAVLALGSAAVLGTYGVLLAFDRLDSVTVALQHGMTTLGLGRLVGLG
- a CDS encoding FAD-dependent oxidoreductase, which gives rise to MSAGTVVVGGGLAAAHTISTLRDHGYADPITLIGEEQELPYERPALSKDYLLGKTGELQVHDAGWYADHQVDVRTGVRATAVDRDAHLVRVGSELIPYEDLVLATGARPRLLPIPGADRPGVHTLRTRADSDRLREALDRDERWVIIGGGWIGLEVAAAAIAHGRVVTVLEHASLPLQRVLGDRLGRYFLDLHLGNGVDLRTGSEVRAIERSGPGLRVHASDGSIDADTVVMAVGAAPNTELAAGLAVDNGIVVDRQLRTADPHVLAAGDVATADNTALGRALRVEHWDNAIRQGRLAARTILGTGDEYDWQPYFFTDQYDLGMEYVGHGTPGDQVLIRGSLLSGEFIAFWADGERITAAMNVNLWDVNSELRGLVGRSVPAARLTDIHVPLTDL
- a CDS encoding heme exporter protein CcmB; translated protein: MTARVIRAIAAKDLRIELRSRSAVNAVLPFAATILLALGFALGPDRLLLQQTAPGLLWVAALFASVELCHRAYLTEAANGALEGLLLGPADKGAVFLGKAAAAFVQLLALFVVTTGIVIVLFGLPLGPDPALLALTAVLGVAGLSAMGALLGLLAVQGRTRQAALPVIVLPLVTPVIIAATRATVALTQGQSAGVGGWLGLLVAFDAAFLAAGYLVYGNLLED
- a CDS encoding ABC transporter ATP-binding protein → MIDPLARTTSAVGLVRVTRLFDGLAAVSQISLELALGETVWLRGSNGSGKSTLLRLVATAISPTYGGGTVLGHDLTRGRAAIRAETDLVGHQTRLYDDLTAAENLRFAADLHGLDPGGIPAALDRVGLQEVATVRAASFSQGMRQRLVLARCLLRAPRLILLDEPYAGLDPDARTVVDDLLAGARGAGRTIVIASHDPPPPRFVDRTLLMDGGRLSGGPP